A window from Engraulis encrasicolus isolate BLACKSEA-1 chromosome 13, IST_EnEncr_1.0, whole genome shotgun sequence encodes these proteins:
- the LOC134461186 gene encoding E3 ubiquitin-protein ligase TRIM35-like isoform X1, with amino-acid sequence MASMSSSEEDLSCPMCRDILKDPVILTCSHSICKCCLKTFWETTRGSKECPVCKKTISLDPPCNLHLKNLCETFSKQRSENRQLCNLHQSELKLYCEDDKQLVCLVCRDSKLHQEHKFSPVKETAQECKDTLKTLLKPLKDKLEIFNDVKLTCDETAPHIKVQTQQTEMQIKQEFEKLHQFLRDEEAARIAALREEEEQKSQIMKEKIEKMTREISSLSDTIRAIEEEMKTDDVTFLQNYKTMVERAQCTLQDPEKLSGALINVAKYLGNLKFTVWEKMKDLVQYTPVILDPNTAHSHLILSEDLTALSDSGQRRALPDNPERLGPWESVLGSEGINSGTHCWDVKFSGNVLWDVGLKPESANRSTVESRWSGSWFLNNCNGEYKAHSPDTEEGIAITMQQEPKRIRVQLNWDRGELSFTDPDNDTHLHTFTHKFTERVFPYFYAFLCSLKILPVKPVVMVEQLS; translated from the exons ATGGCTTCCATGTCTTCCTCAGAAGAGGATTTGTCCTGTCCTATGTGCCGTGACATCCTCAAGGATCCAGTTATTCTGACTTGTAGTCACAGCATTTGTAAATGCTGCCTGAAGACATTCTGGGAAACTACTAGAGGATCAAAAGAATGTCCAGTTtgcaaaaaaacaatatcactgGACCCTCCCTGTAACCTTCATCTGAAGAACCTGTGTGAGACTTTTTCAAAGCAGAGGAGTGAGAACAGACAACTCTGCAATCTTCACCAGTCAGAACTGAAGCTCTACTGTGAAGATGACAAACAgcttgtgtgtttggtgtgtcgaGACTCAAAACTCCATCAAGAGCACAAGTTCAGTCCTGTCAAGGAGACTGCACAGGAGTGTAAG GACACGCTGAAGACCCTTCTGAAGCCCTTAAAGGACAAACTGGAGATATTCAATGATGTGAAACTCACCTGTGATGAAACTGCACCACACATAAAG GTACAGACCCAACAGACAGAGATGCAGATCaagcaggagtttgagaagcttcaccagtttctacgagatgaagaggcagccaggatagctgcactgagggaggaagaggagcagaagagtcagatcatgaaggagaagattgagaagatgaCCAGAGAGATCTCATCCctttcagacacaatcagagccatagaggaggagatgaaaacCGATGATGTCACTTTTCTGCAG AACTACAAGACCATGGTGGAAAG agcccagtgcacactgcaggatccagagaagctttcaggagctctgatcaatgtggcaaagtacctgggcaacctgaagttcacTGTCTGGGAGAAGATGAAGGACTTGGTTCAGTATA CTCCTGTGattctggatcccaacactgcacactCACATCTCATCCTGTCTGAAGACCTGACTGCTCTGAGTGACAGTGGTCAGAGGCGAGCGCTTCCCGATAACCCAGAAAGACTTGGTCCTTGGGAATCTGTGCTAGGCTCTGAGGGCattaactcagggacacactgctgggatgtcaAGTTTTCAGGCAATGTATTATGGGATGTGGGGCTGAAGCCAGAGAGTGCCAACAGGAGCACAGTGGAGTCCCGCTGGTCCGGATCCTGGTTCCTTAATAACTGTAATGGGGAATATAAAGCCCACTCTCCAGACACAGAAG AAGGCATCGCCATCACAATGCAGCAGGAGCCcaagaggatcagagtgcagctgaaCTGGGACAGAGGAGAGCTTTCATTCACTGACCCTGATAatgacacacacctacacaccttcacacacaagtTCACAGAGAGAGTCTTTCCATACTTTTACGCCTTTCTGTGTTCTCTGAAGATTCTCCCAGTGAAGCCTGTAGTGATGGTGGAGCAGCTCAGTTAG
- the LOC134461186 gene encoding nuclear factor 7, ovary-like isoform X2, with amino-acid sequence MASMSSSEEDLSCPMCRDILKDPVILTCSHSICKCCLKTFWETTRGSKECPVCKKTISLDPPCNLHLKNLCETFSKQRSENRQLCNLHQSELKLYCEDDKQLVCLVCRDSKLHQEHKFSPVKETAQECKDTLKTLLKPLKDKLEIFNDVKLTCDETAPHIKNYKTMVERAQCTLQDPEKLSGALINVAKYLGNLKFTVWEKMKDLVQYTPVILDPNTAHSHLILSEDLTALSDSGQRRALPDNPERLGPWESVLGSEGINSGTHCWDVKFSGNVLWDVGLKPESANRSTVESRWSGSWFLNNCNGEYKAHSPDTEEGIAITMQQEPKRIRVQLNWDRGELSFTDPDNDTHLHTFTHKFTERVFPYFYAFLCSLKILPVKPVVMVEQLS; translated from the exons ATGGCTTCCATGTCTTCCTCAGAAGAGGATTTGTCCTGTCCTATGTGCCGTGACATCCTCAAGGATCCAGTTATTCTGACTTGTAGTCACAGCATTTGTAAATGCTGCCTGAAGACATTCTGGGAAACTACTAGAGGATCAAAAGAATGTCCAGTTtgcaaaaaaacaatatcactgGACCCTCCCTGTAACCTTCATCTGAAGAACCTGTGTGAGACTTTTTCAAAGCAGAGGAGTGAGAACAGACAACTCTGCAATCTTCACCAGTCAGAACTGAAGCTCTACTGTGAAGATGACAAACAgcttgtgtgtttggtgtgtcgaGACTCAAAACTCCATCAAGAGCACAAGTTCAGTCCTGTCAAGGAGACTGCACAGGAGTGTAAG GACACGCTGAAGACCCTTCTGAAGCCCTTAAAGGACAAACTGGAGATATTCAATGATGTGAAACTCACCTGTGATGAAACTGCACCACACATAAAG AACTACAAGACCATGGTGGAAAG agcccagtgcacactgcaggatccagagaagctttcaggagctctgatcaatgtggcaaagtacctgggcaacctgaagttcacTGTCTGGGAGAAGATGAAGGACTTGGTTCAGTATA CTCCTGTGattctggatcccaacactgcacactCACATCTCATCCTGTCTGAAGACCTGACTGCTCTGAGTGACAGTGGTCAGAGGCGAGCGCTTCCCGATAACCCAGAAAGACTTGGTCCTTGGGAATCTGTGCTAGGCTCTGAGGGCattaactcagggacacactgctgggatgtcaAGTTTTCAGGCAATGTATTATGGGATGTGGGGCTGAAGCCAGAGAGTGCCAACAGGAGCACAGTGGAGTCCCGCTGGTCCGGATCCTGGTTCCTTAATAACTGTAATGGGGAATATAAAGCCCACTCTCCAGACACAGAAG AAGGCATCGCCATCACAATGCAGCAGGAGCCcaagaggatcagagtgcagctgaaCTGGGACAGAGGAGAGCTTTCATTCACTGACCCTGATAatgacacacacctacacaccttcacacacaagtTCACAGAGAGAGTCTTTCCATACTTTTACGCCTTTCTGTGTTCTCTGAAGATTCTCCCAGTGAAGCCTGTAGTGATGGTGGAGCAGCTCAGTTAG